The following proteins come from a genomic window of Athalia rosae chromosome 1, iyAthRosa1.1, whole genome shotgun sequence:
- the LOC105688134 gene encoding cuticle protein 64-like isoform X1 has protein sequence MIHVVRRSYAPTSNNPGIHICLMLVSVAFAAEEKAVNKRGLFDLGYGGYGGYEGYGGYGGYEGGHGHGHVHTVAIQKTVAVPVPQPYPVDRPVAVPVKVPVGYPVAHPVPVPVPAPYPVVHTKTVTVPVDRPYPVPVKVAVPAPYPVKVPSPVPVAVPHPVPVPHPVPVVVKQTVPVLVGHGSYGGHGSYGGHGYGGYGHGYGYGGHGHGF, from the exons ATGATTCACGTTGTTCGACGATCGTATGCTCCCACATCGAATAACCCAGGGATACAC ATCTGTCTGATGCTGGTCTCGGTGGCCTTTGCCGCAGAAGAAAAAGCAGTGAACAAACGCGGTCTCTTCGACCTGGGATACGGAGGATACGGAGGATACGAAGGATACGGAGGATACGGAGGATACGAAGGTGGACACGGACACGGACACGTCCATACCGTCGCCATCCAGAAGACCGTCGCCGTTCCCGTTCCCCAGCCCTACCCCGTTGACAGGCCCGTCGCAGTCCCCGTTAAG GTACCAGTTGGCTACCCAGTAGCCCACCCCGTTCCGGTACCGGTGCCAGCCCCTTACCCGGTGGTGCACACCAAGACCGTAACGGTTCCCGTCGACAGACCATACCCAGTCCCCGTCAAGGTGGCAGTCCCCGCTCCCTACCCCGTCAAG GTGCCATCTCCAGTCCCCGTAGCGGTTCCCCACCCAGTTCCGGTGCCTCACCCCGTTCCAGTCGTCGTTAAACAAACGGTTCCAGTTCTGGTTGGACACGGTTCTTACGGTGGACATGGTTCTTACGGTGGACATGGATACGGTGGTTACGGACACGGATACGGATACGGAGGTCACGGACACGGATTCTAA
- the LOC125502241 gene encoding uncharacterized protein LOC125502241 has protein sequence MSPTLCAFLVLSVTVVAGFDLGPAMRIAQCRSLCLRRHREVKECKETSDCYMCWETCSLLENDWTVWGSVCQDDEKICFAGCKTACAYHATRVEEQFLPSTLPAPMAGPVYLEAYDVAILFRKFDEDWEEMEQQPGGGIMPLNKTTWIVVVAEDGVRQYSGEFWKPNLEGLKEGALFEASLSWSGPDTEENEIAENPEQREIDSDIAKLNSKMALDFENDEILRNALRNEESRPKYVAPKKTGLTSEEFADRVVQTPRTTRKPTSDVGKIKLYLASDARSYFDEQNARILSDVRPERKGQSTPPEIQVNDELEEAIQASEEQPEIYNEEQTLMETTSKNSVDKLATSGKGQLAKSIGPSYVVSWEPEAGGLMGNQVTDTRSTQISLLPGTKYLVRVASNDGPGSFALEIDTTVKSVEYAPLEAVAANVQPWAILAGCTSALTFVAFVVLVKLCRRTTSDDKLEYV, from the exons ATGTCACCGACGCTGTGcgcttttttggttttatcgGTAACCGTAGTCGCCGGATTTGATCTCGGACCCGCGATGAGGATCGCCCAGTGCAGATCGCTCTGTCTCCGTCGTCATCGCGAAGTTAAAGAGTGCAAAGAAACGTCGGATTGCTACATG TGTTGGGAGACCTGCAGCTTGTTGGAAAACGATTGGACAGTGTGGGGATCGGTCTGCCAAGATGACGAGAAAATTTGT TTCGCCGGGTGCAAGACGGCCTGCGCCTATCACGCCACGAGAGTCGAGGAACAATTCTTACCTTCAACATTGCCGGCGCCGATGGCCGGTCCGGTTTACCTCGAGGCGTACGACGTCGCCATTCTATTCAGAAAGTTCGACGAAGATTGGGAGGAGATGGAGCAGCAACCGGGCGGCGGAATTATGCCCCTGAACAAAACTACTTGGATCGTCGTTGTGGCGGAAGACGGAGTGAGGCAGTACAGCGGTGAATTCTGGAAGCCGAATTTGGAGGGACTCAAGGAGGGAGCGCTTTTCGAGGCGAGTTTGAGCTGGAGCGGACCCGACACCGAGGAGAACGAGATCGCCGAAAATCCCGAGCAGCGGGAGATCGACAGCGACATCGCCAAGCTCAACTCCAAGATGGCACTGGATTTCGAGAACGACGAGATACTGAGGAACGCGTTGAGGAACGAGGAGTCGCGACCGAAATACGTAGCCCCCAAGAAAACCGGACTCACGAGCGAAGAGTTCGCCGATCGCGTCGTCCAGACCCCGAGGACCACACGAAAACCGACTTCGGACGTCGGAAAAATCAAACTCTACTTAGCCTCGGACGCTCGGTCCTACTTCGACGAACAAAATGCCAGGATCCTCTCGGACGTCAGACCCGAGAGGAAGGGCCAGTCGACGCCGCCCGAAATCCAAGTGAACGACGAACTCGAGGAGGCGATCCAAGCCTCGGAGGAACAACCGGAGATCTACAACGAGGAGCAAACCCTCATGGAGACCACCTCGAAGAACAGCGTCGACAAGCTAGCTACCTCGGGGAAAGGTCAACTCGCAAAATCCATAGGTCCTTCCTACGTCGTTTCGTGGGAACCAGAAGCTGGGGGACTCATGGGCAACCAGGTAACGGACACGAGATCGACCCAGATATCGCTTCTCCCTGGAACCAAGTACCTCGTGCGCGTAGCTTCTAACGACGGACCGGGGAGCTTCGCTCTGGAAATCGACACTACCGTAAAATCGGTGGAATACGCGCCCTTGGAAGCCGTCGCGGCGAACGTTCAACCCTGGGCTATTTTAGCGGGTTGTACGAGCGCATTGACTTTCGTAGCTTTTGTCGTACTGGTGAAACTCTGCAGAAGAACCACGTCTGACGACAAACTCGAATACGTCTAA
- the LOC105688027 gene encoding delta-like protein B isoform X2 gives MILLISFASLLFGVREVLPVSDTAAVLFAPYFGLTLLPLGFVSGTRYVPKWKKQACEVPASQHPNSHYVCDEAGDVKCLRGWTGDLCDVPICKKGCDPLQGYCRSPGECQCKFGFYGALCDKCVALPLCQHGRCNVSFECACDPGWSGPFCSEPVCSSDCHPARGYCDKPGECKCRLGWQGDKCKQCAVLPGCVHGTCQGPLECRCEPGWTGFLCQIPICATGCSRDHGGCRRPGTCRCRTGWKGPNCTECVPYPDCVHGTCVKPWECRCQPGWTGDFCNEKLTYCDEHPNTCENNATCISVTKEDGNYRCMCPLGFIGRQCQIETVMPALELMPPMLPANSSFTPEQTATTETIVVKPSSGVAVETASAIPAIEEAPAKPDVEEGEQTLEEDKEHDDEEVEHKDEPTAEPLGPIFITDPPTTPTAKDPSVTAGKWPTESPTMTPYVDSDVDNEA, from the exons ATGATCCTCCTCATTAGCTTCGCGTCGTTGTTGTTTGGCGTTAGAGAAGTGCTACCAGTTTCCGATACCGCCGCCGTTTTATTCGCACCCTATTTCGGGCTGACCCTACTTCCCCTGGGATTCGTTTCCGGGACCAG ATACGTCCCCAAGTGGAAGAAACAGGCCTGCGAGGTACCCGCCTCTCAGCATCCGAATTCACACTACGTCTGCGACGAAGCGGGAGACGTCAAATGTCTTCGAG GATGGACGGGAGATCTTTGCGACGTCCCGATATGCAAGAAGGGATGTGACCCTCTTCAGGGATACTGTCGTAGTCCGGGCGAATGTCAATGCAAATTTGGATTTTACGGAGCGCTCTGTGACAAATGTGTTGCGCTACCATTGTGCCAACATGGCAG ATGCAACGTGAGTTTCGAGTGCGCCTGCGATCCAGGTTGGTCCGGACCGTTTTGCTCCGAACCAGTTTGCAGTTCGGATTGTCACCCCGCTAGAGGATACTGCGATAAACCGGGCGAATGCAA ATGCAGACTCGGCTGGCAAGGAGACAAGTGCAAACAGTGCGCCGTTCTGCCAGGATGCGTTCATGGAACGTGTCAAGGGCCTCTGGAGTGCCGTTGCGAACCAGGGTGGACGGGCTTTTTGTGCCAGATAC CGATATGTGCGACGGGCTGCAGTCGGGATCACGGAGGATGTCGTCGTCCCGGAACCTGCAGATGTCGTACGGGATGGAAGGGACCGAATTGCACGGAGTGCGTGCCCTATCCCGACTGCGTCCACGGGACCTGCGTGAAACCCTGGGAGTGTCGATGCCAGCCTGGATGGACCGGAGATTTTTGTAACGAGAAGCTCACCTACTGCGACGAGCATCCCAACACCTGCGAGAACAACGCTACTTGCATCAGCGTTACAAAGGAAGACGGAAACTACAG GTGCATGTGCCCCCTGGGTTTCATCGGTCGTCAGTGTCAAATCGAGACGGTGATGCCGGCGTTGGAATTGATGCCTCCCATGTTACCCGCCAACTCGTCGTTCACCCCGGAGCAAACCGCGACGACGGAAACGATCGTCGTAAAGCCTTCGAGCGGTGTCGCCGTTGAGACCGCATCGGCGATACCGGCGATCGAAGAAGCACCGGCGAAGCCGGATGTCGAGGAGGGCGAGCAAACGCTCGAAGAGGACAAAGAACATGACGATGAAGAAGTCGAGCACAAAGACGAGCCCACCGCGGAACCGCTGGGACCGATCTTCATCACCGATCCTCCGACCACGCCAACCGCGAAGGACCCCTCGGTAACGGCGGGAAAATGGCCAACGGAATCGCCAACGATGACGCCGTACGTGGACAGCGATGTCGATAACGAGGCCTGA
- the LOC105688149 gene encoding histone H5-like: MVAKKGPRSTTSALVVSAIRKLRDVQGTSSREIVNFISSKYEVEAPKLKRHVQMALRRGISYGIIHKAKGGYSLSNPKEFSLSCDSLVDRSRGGRCGHKKRRRSRRSRGCRPKKSRCAKKRRRMRCAKKRPSCRRKAKKRCGGRKHATGEDEMDQMVMSLGRSVHRKSGRIGRSKFQDRSRTRSKSPSDRSSIMSSTESTPLDNPTQ; this comes from the exons atggtaGCGAAAAAAGGACCTCGAAGTACTACGAGCGCACTGGTCGTCTCGGCTATCCGGAAGTTGCGGGATGTCCAGGGAACCAGTTCCCGGGAAATCGTGAATTTCATATCCTCAAAGTACGAAGTCGAAGCTCCGAAACTCAAGCGCCATGTCCAGATGGCCCTCCGGCGTGGAATATCCTACGGGATTATCCACAAAGCGAAGGG aggTTACTCGCTGTCGAATCCCAAGGAATTCTCCTTGAGTTGCGACTCCCTCGTTGATCGCAGCAGGGGAGGACGATGTGGGCACAAGAAGCGCAGGAGGAGCAGGAGGAGCAGGGGATGCCGACCGAAGAAATCGAGGTGCGCCAAGAAACGCCGGAGGATGAGGTGCGCGAAGAAACGTCCCAGCTGCAGGAGGAAGGCGAAGAAACGCTGCGGTGGTCGGAAACACGCGACCGGTGAGGACGAGATGGACCAGATGGTGATGTCTTTGGGACGCAGCGTTCATAGAAAATCCGGGAGAATCGGACGTAGCAAATTCCAGGATCGAAGCAGAACCAGGAGCAAAAGCCCCAGCGACCGCTCTTCGATAATGTCATCCACGGAGAGTACGCCGCTGGACAACCCCACGCAGTAG
- the LOC105688134 gene encoding cuticle protein 64-like isoform X2: MRVLICLMLVSVAFAAEEKAVNKRGLFDLGYGGYGGYEGYGGYGGYEGGHGHGHVHTVAIQKTVAVPVPQPYPVDRPVAVPVKVPVGYPVAHPVPVPVPAPYPVVHTKTVTVPVDRPYPVPVKVAVPAPYPVKVPSPVPVAVPHPVPVPHPVPVVVKQTVPVLVGHGSYGGHGSYGGHGYGGYGHGYGYGGHGHGF; the protein is encoded by the exons ATGAGAGTTCTG ATCTGTCTGATGCTGGTCTCGGTGGCCTTTGCCGCAGAAGAAAAAGCAGTGAACAAACGCGGTCTCTTCGACCTGGGATACGGAGGATACGGAGGATACGAAGGATACGGAGGATACGGAGGATACGAAGGTGGACACGGACACGGACACGTCCATACCGTCGCCATCCAGAAGACCGTCGCCGTTCCCGTTCCCCAGCCCTACCCCGTTGACAGGCCCGTCGCAGTCCCCGTTAAG GTACCAGTTGGCTACCCAGTAGCCCACCCCGTTCCGGTACCGGTGCCAGCCCCTTACCCGGTGGTGCACACCAAGACCGTAACGGTTCCCGTCGACAGACCATACCCAGTCCCCGTCAAGGTGGCAGTCCCCGCTCCCTACCCCGTCAAG GTGCCATCTCCAGTCCCCGTAGCGGTTCCCCACCCAGTTCCGGTGCCTCACCCCGTTCCAGTCGTCGTTAAACAAACGGTTCCAGTTCTGGTTGGACACGGTTCTTACGGTGGACATGGTTCTTACGGTGGACATGGATACGGTGGTTACGGACACGGATACGGATACGGAGGTCACGGACACGGATTCTAA
- the LOC105688040 gene encoding organic solute transporter subunit alpha-like: MLETVQNFTNDYEKARSIFVNRSCDWDVVPSAVDYFDSLGSYGVGLIGLGSLLTVLTFYVITDAICNVIPQKESAAYKTNSVAILLVYPVSSLCSLLATAIPRAQLLSESLTQICLAVSLYRLFLLLIDLGHRGISKPPSMALKVGPCCCWPCLPFPTVEMNKRNLVFLRMCVLQLPIIQISYCCLLLFLCAEESILAQSYGGYLQPVSLTSILFAVYGLTVATKSLQDCAPDAALPRRTMVSQMVLLFSKLQGFVVKSIPSTGVLPCHPPLTPQIYANLTYNYLMIIEMLMLAYAARNIYKKSEKHEAESGIIETRGAAKNNVGQTEVTSNNEMPNIQLPVPIAALTADGNEADSSSL, translated from the exons GAGTATATTCGTGAACCGCTCCTGTGATTGGGACGTTGTACCGAGTGCAGTGGATTATTTTGACA GTCTGGGATCTTACGGGGTTGGCCTTATCGGCCTCGGTTCTCTGCTAACCGTCCTCACCTTCTACGTCATCACCGACGCCATATGCAACGTTATTCCACAGAAGGAGTCAGCTGCGTACAAAACGAACTCCGTCGCTATTTTGCTGGTATATCCCGTCTCCAGCCTTTGCAGCCTCCTCGCCACGGCCATACCcag GGCCCAACTTTTGTCGGAAAGCTTAACTCAGATATGCCTGGCGGTCTCGCTCTACCGGCTCTTCCTCCTTCTAATTGACTTGGGGCACAGAGGTATCAGCAAACCGCCCTCGATGGCACTAAAAGTGGGACCATGCTGCTGCTGGCCTTGTCTGCCTTTCCCTACCGTAGAAATGAACAAACGTAATTTGGTCTTCCTACGGATGTGCGTTCTACAGCTTCCGATAATTCAG ATATCATATTGCTGTCTCCTGCTCTTCCTGTGTGCCGAGGAGTCGATACTGGCGCAAAGCTACGGTGGATATTTACAACCGGTTTCATTGACCAGTATTTTATTTGCTGTTTACGGGTTGACGGTAGCTACCAAGAGTTTACAGGACTGCGCGCCAG ACGCGGCTCTCCCACGGAGGACAATGGTCTCCCAAATGGTCCTACTATTTTCAAAGCTCCAGGGATTCGTGGTAAAAAGCATACCGAGCACCGGCGTACTTCCGTGCCACCCTCCGTTGACAccccaaatttatgccaaTC TGACCTACAATTACTTGATGATAATCGAGATGCTGATGCTCGCCTATGCGGCTAGAAATATTTACAAGAAGTCTGAAAAACACGAGGCTGAGTCTGGTATAATCGAGACTCGTGGTGCGGCTAAAAATAACGTCGGTCAGACGGAAGTTACCAGCAACAATGAAATGCCAAACATACAACTTCCTGTACCGATCGCCGCACTTACCGCGGATGGAAACGAAGCCGACTCCTCGTCGCTCTAA
- the LOC105688027 gene encoding delta-like protein B isoform X1 — protein MILLISFASLLFGVREVLPVSDTAAVLFAPYFGLTLLPLGFVSGTSRYVPKWKKQACEVPASQHPNSHYVCDEAGDVKCLRGWTGDLCDVPICKKGCDPLQGYCRSPGECQCKFGFYGALCDKCVALPLCQHGRCNVSFECACDPGWSGPFCSEPVCSSDCHPARGYCDKPGECKCRLGWQGDKCKQCAVLPGCVHGTCQGPLECRCEPGWTGFLCQIPICATGCSRDHGGCRRPGTCRCRTGWKGPNCTECVPYPDCVHGTCVKPWECRCQPGWTGDFCNEKLTYCDEHPNTCENNATCISVTKEDGNYRCMCPLGFIGRQCQIETVMPALELMPPMLPANSSFTPEQTATTETIVVKPSSGVAVETASAIPAIEEAPAKPDVEEGEQTLEEDKEHDDEEVEHKDEPTAEPLGPIFITDPPTTPTAKDPSVTAGKWPTESPTMTPYVDSDVDNEA, from the exons ATGATCCTCCTCATTAGCTTCGCGTCGTTGTTGTTTGGCGTTAGAGAAGTGCTACCAGTTTCCGATACCGCCGCCGTTTTATTCGCACCCTATTTCGGGCTGACCCTACTTCCCCTGGGATTCGTTTCCGGGACCAG CAGATACGTCCCCAAGTGGAAGAAACAGGCCTGCGAGGTACCCGCCTCTCAGCATCCGAATTCACACTACGTCTGCGACGAAGCGGGAGACGTCAAATGTCTTCGAG GATGGACGGGAGATCTTTGCGACGTCCCGATATGCAAGAAGGGATGTGACCCTCTTCAGGGATACTGTCGTAGTCCGGGCGAATGTCAATGCAAATTTGGATTTTACGGAGCGCTCTGTGACAAATGTGTTGCGCTACCATTGTGCCAACATGGCAG ATGCAACGTGAGTTTCGAGTGCGCCTGCGATCCAGGTTGGTCCGGACCGTTTTGCTCCGAACCAGTTTGCAGTTCGGATTGTCACCCCGCTAGAGGATACTGCGATAAACCGGGCGAATGCAA ATGCAGACTCGGCTGGCAAGGAGACAAGTGCAAACAGTGCGCCGTTCTGCCAGGATGCGTTCATGGAACGTGTCAAGGGCCTCTGGAGTGCCGTTGCGAACCAGGGTGGACGGGCTTTTTGTGCCAGATAC CGATATGTGCGACGGGCTGCAGTCGGGATCACGGAGGATGTCGTCGTCCCGGAACCTGCAGATGTCGTACGGGATGGAAGGGACCGAATTGCACGGAGTGCGTGCCCTATCCCGACTGCGTCCACGGGACCTGCGTGAAACCCTGGGAGTGTCGATGCCAGCCTGGATGGACCGGAGATTTTTGTAACGAGAAGCTCACCTACTGCGACGAGCATCCCAACACCTGCGAGAACAACGCTACTTGCATCAGCGTTACAAAGGAAGACGGAAACTACAG GTGCATGTGCCCCCTGGGTTTCATCGGTCGTCAGTGTCAAATCGAGACGGTGATGCCGGCGTTGGAATTGATGCCTCCCATGTTACCCGCCAACTCGTCGTTCACCCCGGAGCAAACCGCGACGACGGAAACGATCGTCGTAAAGCCTTCGAGCGGTGTCGCCGTTGAGACCGCATCGGCGATACCGGCGATCGAAGAAGCACCGGCGAAGCCGGATGTCGAGGAGGGCGAGCAAACGCTCGAAGAGGACAAAGAACATGACGATGAAGAAGTCGAGCACAAAGACGAGCCCACCGCGGAACCGCTGGGACCGATCTTCATCACCGATCCTCCGACCACGCCAACCGCGAAGGACCCCTCGGTAACGGCGGGAAAATGGCCAACGGAATCGCCAACGATGACGCCGTACGTGGACAGCGATGTCGATAACGAGGCCTGA